From the genome of Bacteroidia bacterium, one region includes:
- a CDS encoding inositol monophosphatase: MLSIENAKQIVDEIMVPAALAAGDLLKKEFYKRDFAINQKSGQSDLVTEIDLKSSNLINSILKGMAPNIPIIDEEDEVITKFDNIELAFIVDPLDGTLNFVHGLTEFTVSLGLVYKGKPLAGVVYHPVLEDLFSGVDKLGSWKNGKEIKVGDEKSLSECLVGSGVPYDPNIRESSFIKPFQLLMNKVREIRLLGSAALALCYVASGQLSGFYEYDLSPWDVAGATAIILGAGGSVLPIKDNTSFIFDGTIVAGNSIIAPLLKRELNI, translated from the coding sequence GTGTTATCAATCGAAAATGCAAAACAAATAGTTGATGAAATAATGGTTCCAGCAGCTCTGGCAGCTGGAGACCTTTTAAAAAAAGAGTTTTATAAAAGAGATTTCGCAATAAATCAAAAGTCGGGACAAAGTGATTTAGTAACAGAGATTGATTTAAAATCTTCAAACCTCATAAATTCAATTTTAAAAGGGATGGCACCAAATATCCCCATCATTGATGAAGAGGATGAAGTTATAACCAAATTTGATAATATTGAATTGGCCTTCATTGTTGATCCCCTTGATGGAACTTTAAACTTTGTTCATGGGTTAACAGAGTTCACCGTCTCATTGGGCTTAGTTTATAAAGGAAAACCTCTAGCTGGGGTTGTCTATCATCCAGTTCTAGAAGACCTATTTAGTGGTGTTGATAAACTTGGTTCTTGGAAAAATGGGAAAGAGATTAAAGTTGGAGATGAAAAGAGCTTAAGTGAATGTTTAGTAGGCAGTGGAGTTCCTTACGATCCAAATATAAGAGAAAGTAGTTTTATTAAACCTTTTCAACTTTTAATGAACAAGGTTAGAGAAATAAGATTGCTAGGTAGTGCTGCCTTAGCTTTGTGTTATGTAGCCTCAGGTCAATTATCAGGATTTTATGAATATGATTTAAGCCCATGGGATGTAGCTGGAGCTACTGCTATTATTTTAGGTGCAGGGGGATCTGTCCTACCAATTAAAGATAACACCAGTTTCATTTTTGATGGAACAATTGTAGCTGGAAATAGTATAATTGCTCCACTTCTTAAAAGGGAACTAAATATTTAA